TCTTATTCCGCATCATCTCTACCCGCTGGGCATTGATGTCGAAGCCGACGACCTTTATCTTTTTGGCAAACTCCAGTGCAATGGGCAGGCCAACATAGCCAAGGCCAATTACAGCCAGTTTCTTTTTCTTATCTAATAATTCCTGGTACATAATAAATGAAATGCCCGAAACCCGCCAACCGGCGGACTTTAAGCTCTTTTGGTTTTTATATTGTATTCCTCTTGTTTAACATTGTATCATCCAAAGTTTCAGGCACTGAAGTCCCCTTTAGGGGATTTAGGAGCGAATTCTTTTGGCAATTTATTCAATTCTTCTTTGGGCAGGCTTTTGAAATATTCATACGTGATCTTCAGTCCCTCTGCCCTGGAAACTTTTGGCTCCCATCCCAGCAATTTCCTTGCTTTGGTAATATCTGGCTGCCGTTGCTTCGGATCATCTTTTGGTAATTCCCTGTAAACGATCTTTTGCTTTGTCCCGGTAAGCCTGATTATTTCTTCGGCAAAATCTTTCAAGGATATTTCGTCGGGGTTACCGATGTTCACGGGTAATGCATAATCACTCATCAGCAACCGGTAGATGCCTTCAATAAGATCATCCACGTAACAAAAACTGCGGGTCTGGCTTCCATCCCCAAAAACAGTAAGGTCTTCGCCCCGGAGTGCCTGGCCAATGAAAGCAGGCAGGGCCCTTCCGTCGTTCAGCCGCATGCGCGGGCCGTATGTATTGAATATGCGTACGATCCTGGTCTCTACATTATGAAAAGTATGATAGGCCATTGTCATGGCTTCCTGGAAACGCTTTGCTTCATCATATACTCCCCGCGGGCCAACCGGGTTCACATTGCCCCAGTACTCTTCATTTTGAGGGTGTACCAGCGGGTCACCGTATACTTCACTGGTGGACGCTACCAGTATCCTTGCTTTTTTTGCCAGCGCCAGGCCCAGGCAATTGTGTGTACCCAGCGAGCCCACTTTTAAGGTCTGGATGGGGATCTTTAAATAATCGATCGGACTGGCAGGCGATGCAAAATGAAGGATATAATCCAGGTTACCGGTCACATGAATGAACTTGGAAACATCGTGGTGATAGAATTCAAATTCTTTCAGTTTAAAAAGATGCTCAATGTTCTTCAGGTCGCCGGTGATCAGGTTATCCATACCGATCACCTGGTATCCTTCTTTGATGAAACGGTCGCAAAGATGTGAACCCAAAAATCCGGCAGCGCCGGTTATGAGCACTTTGCCCCTGGCCTTGCCACCATCCCCGCCAGCTGGCGGGGTGTTTGATTGCGTCATATTTTTATCTGCAGGCACTTCGGTAACTTAAATTGATCTTTAATTTTAGTATGCTACGTTCCCCTTCAGGGCTTAGGGACAACTGCCTTTCTTCCCACACTTTCGTAATGAAATCCCAGTTCTTCCATTTTTACCAGGTCGAAGAGGTTCCTTCCGTCGAAAATTACTTTATTTTTCAGTAAGGCGATCATATTGGCAAAATCGGGCGTCCGGAATTCACTCCATTCTGTTGCGATGATGAGTGCATCGGCATCCACCAGTGCATCATATTGCCTTTCTGCAAAACGGATCCGGTTTCCCAGTAATGCCTTTACATTGGGCATTGCTTCCGGATCATAGGCAGAGACCGTTACTCCTTCCGCCAGTAATGCTTCGATCATATTCAATGCAGGCGCTTCCCGTATGTCATCGGTGTTTGGCTTGAATGATAAACCCCAGACAGCGATCTTTTTACCCTTCAGATCATTGTTGAAATAGCTTTTTATCTTGGGGATCAGGTGCATCTTCTGCTTTTCATTCACTTCCATCACCGCATCCAGTATCTTAAAGTTGTAGGCTGCATCTTTTGAGGATTTGGCCAGCGCCTGCACATCTTTGGGAAAACAACTGCCGCCGTAACCGATTCCCGGGAATAAAAAACGCCTGCCGATGCGTTCATCGCTGCCGATGCCTTTGCGAACCATATCCACATCGGCTCCCAGGCGCTCACATAAATGCGCTATCTCGTTCATGAACGTGATCTTCATGGCTAAAAAAGAATTGGCTGCATATTTGGTAAGCTCCGCACTTTTTTCATCCATGTAAATAATAGGATTGCCCTGGCGTACGAATGGAACATACAGGTCGTTCATTATCTTTTTTGCCCGTTCGGAACCGGTGCCAATGATCACCCGGTCGGGTTTCATGAAATCATCCACCGCAACTCCTTCCCGTAAAAACTCCGGGTTGGAAACCACATCAAATTCAACCCGGGCATTTTTTGCAATGGCGGCCTGTACTTTTTCTGCTGTGCCAACGGGTACGGTGCTTTTATCAACGATCACCACATATTCCGTTATTAATTCTCCCAGGTCACCGGCTACACCCAGGATGTATTTAAGGTCGGCACTGCCGTCTTCGCCGGGAGGCGTGGGCAGGGCCAGGAAAATGATCTGTGCTCCTGCAATCCCTTCTTTCAGGGAAGTAGTGAAATGCAGCCGGCCTTCTTTTTGGTTGCGGATAAAAAGTTTTTCAAGCCCGGGTTCGTAAATGGTCAGTTCTCCCCCTGATAATTTTTCGATCTTTGCTTTATCTATGTCAACACAGGTAACGCTGTTGCCTGTTTCGGCAAAACAGGTTCCCGTGACCAATCCGACATAACCGGTGCCAACAACTGCAATTTTCATGTACGTTATTTGTTAATAGTTATCTGTTATTTGTTTGTGCCGGCTTCTTTTGCCTTTTTCAGATAGTTAATATATCCGTTTAAAATTGCCAGACATTTATTGATCTGTTCTTTTCGTATGCTCAATTCTTCCGGCGTTATATAATTTTCTTCAGCAGCAATTATCAAATGATCTGTTATTTCGTGCAAAGATCCTCTGCTTATCCTGCAAAACTGGATATTTTCCTGGTGATTAAACCGGCCGTATCCTTCTGCAATATTATTTGTTACTGACCTCAGGCACCGAACCAGTTGGTCCTTCAACCTGTATTCCTCATTCTTCGGCAAACCATCGATCAGTGGTTTTAATTCCCTTCTTAATATTACCGCTTCTTTCCAGCAATTCAACTCTTCGAATGACCTCAGGCTGTCCATACCGTTAACTTTTAACAGATAACCATTAACGATTTACAAATTCAAGCACTTTACTTACAATAAAACGTTGCTGTTCTTCATCCAGTTCGGTATGGATGGGCAGGGAGATCACTCTTTCCGTCAACCAGTCTGTTACCGGGAGCTCATAACTGCTTCCGCCAAATGCATCAAACATCTTTTGCCGGTGTGCCGGTACCGGGTAATAGATCATGGAAGGCACGCCTTGTTCTGATAAGTACTGGTTCAGCCCGTCCCGGTCAACCCCATTCAATACCAGCGTATACTGGTGGAATACGTGTTTATTGTTGCCCTCCCTAAACGGAATAGATATGTTTTTATTTTCTGCAAATGCCTTATCGTAAAAATCAGCCGCTTTTCTCCGGGCAGCTATGTATTCGTCCAGGTGTTTCAGCTTGATATTGAGTATGGCGGCCTGTATGGCATCCAGCCTCGAATTGCAGCCCACCACATCGTGGTAATAACGTTTGCTTTGCCCATGGGAGGCGATCATCCTGAGTTTACCGGCCAGGTCATCGTCATCCGTGAACATGGCCCCGCCATCGCCAAATGCCCCCAGGTTTTTGGAAGGGTAAAATGAGGTACAGCCGATATGACCAATGGTTCCTGTCTTTTTGATCGTTCCGTTGCTGAATGTATAATCGCAGCCAATGGCCTGTGCATTATCTTCAATCACAAACAGGTTGTGTTTTTTTGCAATGGCCATTATTTTTTCCATATCGGCAGCCTGGCCGTACAGGTGTACCGGAATAATTGCCTTTGTCTTTGGGGTGATGGCTTTTTCAATAGCAGCTGGATCTATGCAAAAGGTCCTTTGATCCACTTCAATAAAGACCGGCTTAATATTCAGCAGGGCAGCAACCTCCACCGTGGCTATATACGTAAAGGACGGGGTGATCACTTCATCCCCGGGCTTTAAGCCCAGCGCCATCATGGCGATCTGGAGTGCATCGGTTCCGTTGGCACAGGGGATGCAGTGTTTGCTGCCGTGGTATGCTGCCAGGTTTGCGGCAAATTCATTCACCACTTTACCACCAATGAACATAGAACTTTCCATCACTTCTGTCACGGCATCATCCACTTCCTTCTTTATTTTGTGGTACTGGGTCTTGGTATCAACCATTTGCAGGGGCCTCATATATATGTTTTTATGCGGCGCAAAGATAAGGATTGCAGTATGAATGAAGAATTTGTAATATACACCGGCTGGTATTAAAAAATAGCCTTTAGATTTGTTGAAATTACATGCCGGGTAAATTCTTATACGATCTGTTCCTTGTCTTATATACTACAGGTATAAGGATCGCCTCTGTATGGAACCCCAAGGCCAGGAAATGGCTGGATGGCAGAAAAAACATCTTCGCTGAGGTCAACTCCAGGCTCCGCCCCACGAGCGCCAAAACAATATGGATGCATTGTGCCAGCCTGGGCGAATTTGAACAGGGCAGGCCTTTGCTGGAAGAAATCAAAAGTCAAAATCCAGAGATCAGAATTGTACTCACTTTTTTTTCTCCAAGCGGTTATGAAGTGATGAAGGATTATAAAGGCGCTGATCATATCGTTTACCTGCCGGTGGATTCTCCTTCCAATGCAAAACGGTTTTTGGATGCGGTGAACCCATCCCTGGTGCTTTGGGTGAAGTACGAATACTGGTTTTATTACCTGAAGGAAATAAAAAGGCGTAAGGTACCTGCATTGCTTGTGTCGGGCATATTCAGGCAGAACCAGCCTTTCTTTAAAAACTATGGAGGGATATGGAGGCAGATGCTGCAATCCTTCTCCCATTTCTTTTTGCAGGATTCAGCCTCGGGGGAATTATTAAGAACGATCGGCATAACCGAAAACGTAAGCATCAACGGCGATA
This sequence is a window from Chitinophagaceae bacterium. Protein-coding genes within it:
- a CDS encoding SDR family oxidoreductase; amino-acid sequence: MTQSNTPPAGGDGGKARGKVLITGAAGFLGSHLCDRFIKEGYQVIGMDNLITGDLKNIEHLFKLKEFEFYHHDVSKFIHVTGNLDYILHFASPASPIDYLKIPIQTLKVGSLGTHNCLGLALAKKARILVASTSEVYGDPLVHPQNEEYWGNVNPVGPRGVYDEAKRFQEAMTMAYHTFHNVETRIVRIFNTYGPRMRLNDGRALPAFIGQALRGEDLTVFGDGSQTRSFCYVDDLIEGIYRLLMSDYALPVNIGNPDEISLKDFAEEIIRLTGTKQKIVYRELPKDDPKQRQPDITKARKLLGWEPKVSRAEGLKITYEYFKSLPKEELNKLPKEFAPKSPKGDFSA
- a CDS encoding UDP-glucose/GDP-mannose dehydrogenase family protein; the encoded protein is MKIAVVGTGYVGLVTGTCFAETGNSVTCVDIDKAKIEKLSGGELTIYEPGLEKLFIRNQKEGRLHFTTSLKEGIAGAQIIFLALPTPPGEDGSADLKYILGVAGDLGELITEYVVIVDKSTVPVGTAEKVQAAIAKNARVEFDVVSNPEFLREGVAVDDFMKPDRVIIGTGSERAKKIMNDLYVPFVRQGNPIIYMDEKSAELTKYAANSFLAMKITFMNEIAHLCERLGADVDMVRKGIGSDERIGRRFLFPGIGYGGSCFPKDVQALAKSSKDAAYNFKILDAVMEVNEKQKMHLIPKIKSYFNNDLKGKKIAVWGLSFKPNTDDIREAPALNMIEALLAEGVTVSAYDPEAMPNVKALLGNRIRFAERQYDALVDADALIIATEWSEFRTPDFANMIALLKNKVIFDGRNLFDLVKMEELGFHYESVGRKAVVPKP
- a CDS encoding four helix bundle protein encodes the protein MDSLRSFEELNCWKEAVILRRELKPLIDGLPKNEEYRLKDQLVRCLRSVTNNIAEGYGRFNHQENIQFCRISRGSLHEITDHLIIAAEENYITPEELSIRKEQINKCLAILNGYINYLKKAKEAGTNK
- a CDS encoding DegT/DnrJ/EryC1/StrS family aminotransferase, which encodes MRPLQMVDTKTQYHKIKKEVDDAVTEVMESSMFIGGKVVNEFAANLAAYHGSKHCIPCANGTDALQIAMMALGLKPGDEVITPSFTYIATVEVAALLNIKPVFIEVDQRTFCIDPAAIEKAITPKTKAIIPVHLYGQAADMEKIMAIAKKHNLFVIEDNAQAIGCDYTFSNGTIKKTGTIGHIGCTSFYPSKNLGAFGDGGAMFTDDDDLAGKLRMIASHGQSKRYYHDVVGCNSRLDAIQAAILNIKLKHLDEYIAARRKAADFYDKAFAENKNISIPFREGNNKHVFHQYTLVLNGVDRDGLNQYLSEQGVPSMIYYPVPAHRQKMFDAFGGSSYELPVTDWLTERVISLPIHTELDEEQQRFIVSKVLEFVNR